In Osmerus eperlanus chromosome 17, fOsmEpe2.1, whole genome shotgun sequence, a single genomic region encodes these proteins:
- the rbm17 gene encoding splicing factor 45 isoform X1, whose product MSLYDDLGVASDAKTEGWSKNFKLLQSQLKVKKAALTQAKVKTPTQRMKQTTVLAPVIDLKRGGSSEDRQILDTPPHIAVGLKEAVPSGFSSGDVLIPLADEYDPMFPNDYEKVVKRHREERQKQREHERLKEIEEREKKRKDRHEGTVPSGFSRFPAAEGESDEEEDYEKERRKRALGGAAIAPPSSLVDRDVSFSSSFPYEEEGRPPRGSKAAIPPPMYEDSERPRSPPGPTNTFLANMGGTVAHKIMQKYGFREGQGLGKHEQGLSTALSVEKTSKRGGKIIIGDAAEKPAGSSQSAAAEPSAQGSGPPADSSKKSDANPLTEILKCPTKVVLLRNMVGRGEVDEDLEGETKEECEKYGKVTKCVIFEIALVTDDEAVRIFLEFERVESAIKAVVDLNGRYFGGRVVKACFYNLDKFRVLDLGEQV is encoded by the exons ATGTCGCTCTACGACGACTTGGGCGTCGCGAGTGACGCCAAGACTGAGGGCTGGTCTAAGAACTTCAAACTGCTCCAGTCGCAGCTGAAGGTGAAGAAGGCTGCTCTGACTCAGGCGAAGGTAAAGACACCT ACCCAGCGGATGAAGCAGACTACCGTCCTTGCTCCCGTCATCGACCTGAAGAGGGGCGGATCCAGTGAAGACAGACAGATCCtagacacacccccacacattgCTGTAGGGCTCAAG gaAGCGGTGCCTTCAGGCTTCTCCTCAGGGGACGTCCTGATCCCTCTGGCTGATGAGTACGACCCCATGTTCCCCAACGACTACGAGAAGGTGGTGAAGCGACACCGTGAGGAACGGCAGAAGCAGAGGGAGCACGAGCGGCTGAAGGAGATCGAGGAGAGGGAAAA gaagaggaaggaccGTCACGAGGGCACCGTCCCCAGCGGGTTCTCCCGCTTCCCCGCGGCCGAGGGAGAATCGGACGAAGAGGAGGACtacgagaaggagaggaggaaaagag CTCTGGGTGGAGCTGCCAtcgccccgccctcctcccttGTGGATAGAGACG tctctttctcttcgTCATTCCCCTATGAAGAGGAGGGGCGACCCCCCCGGGGTTCCAAGGCAGCCATCCCACCCCCCATGTACGAAGACTCAGAGCGGCCCCGCTCCCCTCCCGGGCCTACCAACACATTCCTGGCCAACATGGG AGGGACGGTGGCCCATAAGATCATGCAGAAGTATGGCTTCAGAGAGGGGCAGGGCCTGGGCAAGCATGAGCAGGGCCTCAGCACGGCCCTGTCAGTGGAGAAGACCAGCAAGAGGGGCGGCAAGATCATCATAGGAGACGCTGCGGAGAAAC cagCAGGATCCAGTCAGTCTGCAGCAGCTGAGCCTTCAGCCCAGGGCTCGGGGCCTCCAG CTGACTCCTCCAAGAAGTCAGACGCCAACCCCCTCACCGAGATCCTCAAGTGTCCCACCAAAGTCGTGCTGCTGCGG aacatggtgggcagaggggaggtggatgaggacCTGGAAGGCGAGACCAAAGAGGAGTGTGAGAAATACGGCAAAGTCACCAAGTGTGTCATATTTGAG ATTGCACTTGTGACTGATGATGAAGCGGTGAGGATATTCCTGGAGTTTGAGAGGGTGGAGTCAGCCATCAAAG CCGTGGTGGATCTCAACGGGCGGTACTTTGGAGGGCGCGTGGTGAAAGCCTGCTTCTACAACCTGGATAAGTTCAGGGTTCTAGACCTGGGGGAGCAGGTGTGA
- the rbm17 gene encoding splicing factor 45 isoform X2, which produces MSLYDDLGVASDAKTEGWSKNFKLLQSQLKVKKAALTQAKVKTPTQRMKQTTVLAPVIDLKRGGSSEDRQILDTPPHIAVGLKEAVPSGFSSGDVLIPLADEYDPMFPNDYEKVVKRHREERQKQREHERLKEIEEREKKRKDRHEGTVPSGFSRFPAAEGESDEEEDYEKERRKRALGGAAIAPPSSLVDRDVSFSSSFPYEEEGRPPRGSKAAIPPPMYEDSERPRSPPGPTNTFLANMGGTVAHKIMQKYGFREGQGLGKHEQGLSTALSVEKTSKRGGKIIIGDAAEKPGSSQSAAAEPSAQGSGPPADSSKKSDANPLTEILKCPTKVVLLRNMVGRGEVDEDLEGETKEECEKYGKVTKCVIFEIALVTDDEAVRIFLEFERVESAIKAVVDLNGRYFGGRVVKACFYNLDKFRVLDLGEQV; this is translated from the exons ATGTCGCTCTACGACGACTTGGGCGTCGCGAGTGACGCCAAGACTGAGGGCTGGTCTAAGAACTTCAAACTGCTCCAGTCGCAGCTGAAGGTGAAGAAGGCTGCTCTGACTCAGGCGAAGGTAAAGACACCT ACCCAGCGGATGAAGCAGACTACCGTCCTTGCTCCCGTCATCGACCTGAAGAGGGGCGGATCCAGTGAAGACAGACAGATCCtagacacacccccacacattgCTGTAGGGCTCAAG gaAGCGGTGCCTTCAGGCTTCTCCTCAGGGGACGTCCTGATCCCTCTGGCTGATGAGTACGACCCCATGTTCCCCAACGACTACGAGAAGGTGGTGAAGCGACACCGTGAGGAACGGCAGAAGCAGAGGGAGCACGAGCGGCTGAAGGAGATCGAGGAGAGGGAAAA gaagaggaaggaccGTCACGAGGGCACCGTCCCCAGCGGGTTCTCCCGCTTCCCCGCGGCCGAGGGAGAATCGGACGAAGAGGAGGACtacgagaaggagaggaggaaaagag CTCTGGGTGGAGCTGCCAtcgccccgccctcctcccttGTGGATAGAGACG tctctttctcttcgTCATTCCCCTATGAAGAGGAGGGGCGACCCCCCCGGGGTTCCAAGGCAGCCATCCCACCCCCCATGTACGAAGACTCAGAGCGGCCCCGCTCCCCTCCCGGGCCTACCAACACATTCCTGGCCAACATGGG AGGGACGGTGGCCCATAAGATCATGCAGAAGTATGGCTTCAGAGAGGGGCAGGGCCTGGGCAAGCATGAGCAGGGCCTCAGCACGGCCCTGTCAGTGGAGAAGACCAGCAAGAGGGGCGGCAAGATCATCATAGGAGACGCTGCGGAGAAAC CAGGATCCAGTCAGTCTGCAGCAGCTGAGCCTTCAGCCCAGGGCTCGGGGCCTCCAG CTGACTCCTCCAAGAAGTCAGACGCCAACCCCCTCACCGAGATCCTCAAGTGTCCCACCAAAGTCGTGCTGCTGCGG aacatggtgggcagaggggaggtggatgaggacCTGGAAGGCGAGACCAAAGAGGAGTGTGAGAAATACGGCAAAGTCACCAAGTGTGTCATATTTGAG ATTGCACTTGTGACTGATGATGAAGCGGTGAGGATATTCCTGGAGTTTGAGAGGGTGGAGTCAGCCATCAAAG CCGTGGTGGATCTCAACGGGCGGTACTTTGGAGGGCGCGTGGTGAAAGCCTGCTTCTACAACCTGGATAAGTTCAGGGTTCTAGACCTGGGGGAGCAGGTGTGA
- the rbm17 gene encoding splicing factor 45 isoform X5: MSLYDDLGVASDAKTEGWSKNFKLLQSQLKVKKAALTQAKVKTPTQRMKQTTVLAPVIDLKRGGSSEDRQILDTPPHIAVGLKEAVPSGFSSGDVLIPLADEYDPMFPNDYEKVVKRHREERQKQREHERLKEIEEREKKRKDRHEGTVPSGFSRFPAAEGESDEEEDYEKERRKRALGGAAIAPPSSLVDRDVSFSSSFPYEEEGRPPRGSKAAIPPPMYEDSERPRSPPGPTNTFLANMGGTVAHKIMQKYGFREGQGLGKHEQGLSTALSVEKTSKRGGKIIIGDAAEKPDSSKKSDANPLTEILKCPTKVVLLRNMVGRGEVDEDLEGETKEECEKYGKVTKCVIFEIALVTDDEAVRIFLEFERVESAIKAVVDLNGRYFGGRVVKACFYNLDKFRVLDLGEQV, encoded by the exons ATGTCGCTCTACGACGACTTGGGCGTCGCGAGTGACGCCAAGACTGAGGGCTGGTCTAAGAACTTCAAACTGCTCCAGTCGCAGCTGAAGGTGAAGAAGGCTGCTCTGACTCAGGCGAAGGTAAAGACACCT ACCCAGCGGATGAAGCAGACTACCGTCCTTGCTCCCGTCATCGACCTGAAGAGGGGCGGATCCAGTGAAGACAGACAGATCCtagacacacccccacacattgCTGTAGGGCTCAAG gaAGCGGTGCCTTCAGGCTTCTCCTCAGGGGACGTCCTGATCCCTCTGGCTGATGAGTACGACCCCATGTTCCCCAACGACTACGAGAAGGTGGTGAAGCGACACCGTGAGGAACGGCAGAAGCAGAGGGAGCACGAGCGGCTGAAGGAGATCGAGGAGAGGGAAAA gaagaggaaggaccGTCACGAGGGCACCGTCCCCAGCGGGTTCTCCCGCTTCCCCGCGGCCGAGGGAGAATCGGACGAAGAGGAGGACtacgagaaggagaggaggaaaagag CTCTGGGTGGAGCTGCCAtcgccccgccctcctcccttGTGGATAGAGACG tctctttctcttcgTCATTCCCCTATGAAGAGGAGGGGCGACCCCCCCGGGGTTCCAAGGCAGCCATCCCACCCCCCATGTACGAAGACTCAGAGCGGCCCCGCTCCCCTCCCGGGCCTACCAACACATTCCTGGCCAACATGGG AGGGACGGTGGCCCATAAGATCATGCAGAAGTATGGCTTCAGAGAGGGGCAGGGCCTGGGCAAGCATGAGCAGGGCCTCAGCACGGCCCTGTCAGTGGAGAAGACCAGCAAGAGGGGCGGCAAGATCATCATAGGAGACGCTGCGGAGAAAC CTGACTCCTCCAAGAAGTCAGACGCCAACCCCCTCACCGAGATCCTCAAGTGTCCCACCAAAGTCGTGCTGCTGCGG aacatggtgggcagaggggaggtggatgaggacCTGGAAGGCGAGACCAAAGAGGAGTGTGAGAAATACGGCAAAGTCACCAAGTGTGTCATATTTGAG ATTGCACTTGTGACTGATGATGAAGCGGTGAGGATATTCCTGGAGTTTGAGAGGGTGGAGTCAGCCATCAAAG CCGTGGTGGATCTCAACGGGCGGTACTTTGGAGGGCGCGTGGTGAAAGCCTGCTTCTACAACCTGGATAAGTTCAGGGTTCTAGACCTGGGGGAGCAGGTGTGA
- the rbm17 gene encoding splicing factor 45 isoform X3, which translates to MSLYDDLGVASDAKTEGWSKNFKLLQSQLKVKKAALTQAKTQRMKQTTVLAPVIDLKRGGSSEDRQILDTPPHIAVGLKEAVPSGFSSGDVLIPLADEYDPMFPNDYEKVVKRHREERQKQREHERLKEIEEREKKRKDRHEGTVPSGFSRFPAAEGESDEEEDYEKERRKRALGGAAIAPPSSLVDRDVSFSSSFPYEEEGRPPRGSKAAIPPPMYEDSERPRSPPGPTNTFLANMGGTVAHKIMQKYGFREGQGLGKHEQGLSTALSVEKTSKRGGKIIIGDAAEKPAGSSQSAAAEPSAQGSGPPADSSKKSDANPLTEILKCPTKVVLLRNMVGRGEVDEDLEGETKEECEKYGKVTKCVIFEIALVTDDEAVRIFLEFERVESAIKAVVDLNGRYFGGRVVKACFYNLDKFRVLDLGEQV; encoded by the exons ATGTCGCTCTACGACGACTTGGGCGTCGCGAGTGACGCCAAGACTGAGGGCTGGTCTAAGAACTTCAAACTGCTCCAGTCGCAGCTGAAGGTGAAGAAGGCTGCTCTGACTCAGGCGAAG ACCCAGCGGATGAAGCAGACTACCGTCCTTGCTCCCGTCATCGACCTGAAGAGGGGCGGATCCAGTGAAGACAGACAGATCCtagacacacccccacacattgCTGTAGGGCTCAAG gaAGCGGTGCCTTCAGGCTTCTCCTCAGGGGACGTCCTGATCCCTCTGGCTGATGAGTACGACCCCATGTTCCCCAACGACTACGAGAAGGTGGTGAAGCGACACCGTGAGGAACGGCAGAAGCAGAGGGAGCACGAGCGGCTGAAGGAGATCGAGGAGAGGGAAAA gaagaggaaggaccGTCACGAGGGCACCGTCCCCAGCGGGTTCTCCCGCTTCCCCGCGGCCGAGGGAGAATCGGACGAAGAGGAGGACtacgagaaggagaggaggaaaagag CTCTGGGTGGAGCTGCCAtcgccccgccctcctcccttGTGGATAGAGACG tctctttctcttcgTCATTCCCCTATGAAGAGGAGGGGCGACCCCCCCGGGGTTCCAAGGCAGCCATCCCACCCCCCATGTACGAAGACTCAGAGCGGCCCCGCTCCCCTCCCGGGCCTACCAACACATTCCTGGCCAACATGGG AGGGACGGTGGCCCATAAGATCATGCAGAAGTATGGCTTCAGAGAGGGGCAGGGCCTGGGCAAGCATGAGCAGGGCCTCAGCACGGCCCTGTCAGTGGAGAAGACCAGCAAGAGGGGCGGCAAGATCATCATAGGAGACGCTGCGGAGAAAC cagCAGGATCCAGTCAGTCTGCAGCAGCTGAGCCTTCAGCCCAGGGCTCGGGGCCTCCAG CTGACTCCTCCAAGAAGTCAGACGCCAACCCCCTCACCGAGATCCTCAAGTGTCCCACCAAAGTCGTGCTGCTGCGG aacatggtgggcagaggggaggtggatgaggacCTGGAAGGCGAGACCAAAGAGGAGTGTGAGAAATACGGCAAAGTCACCAAGTGTGTCATATTTGAG ATTGCACTTGTGACTGATGATGAAGCGGTGAGGATATTCCTGGAGTTTGAGAGGGTGGAGTCAGCCATCAAAG CCGTGGTGGATCTCAACGGGCGGTACTTTGGAGGGCGCGTGGTGAAAGCCTGCTTCTACAACCTGGATAAGTTCAGGGTTCTAGACCTGGGGGAGCAGGTGTGA
- the rbm17 gene encoding splicing factor 45 isoform X4, whose translation MSLYDDLGVASDAKTEGWSKNFKLLQSQLKVKKAALTQAKTQRMKQTTVLAPVIDLKRGGSSEDRQILDTPPHIAVGLKEAVPSGFSSGDVLIPLADEYDPMFPNDYEKVVKRHREERQKQREHERLKEIEEREKKRKDRHEGTVPSGFSRFPAAEGESDEEEDYEKERRKRALGGAAIAPPSSLVDRDVSFSSSFPYEEEGRPPRGSKAAIPPPMYEDSERPRSPPGPTNTFLANMGGTVAHKIMQKYGFREGQGLGKHEQGLSTALSVEKTSKRGGKIIIGDAAEKPGSSQSAAAEPSAQGSGPPADSSKKSDANPLTEILKCPTKVVLLRNMVGRGEVDEDLEGETKEECEKYGKVTKCVIFEIALVTDDEAVRIFLEFERVESAIKAVVDLNGRYFGGRVVKACFYNLDKFRVLDLGEQV comes from the exons ATGTCGCTCTACGACGACTTGGGCGTCGCGAGTGACGCCAAGACTGAGGGCTGGTCTAAGAACTTCAAACTGCTCCAGTCGCAGCTGAAGGTGAAGAAGGCTGCTCTGACTCAGGCGAAG ACCCAGCGGATGAAGCAGACTACCGTCCTTGCTCCCGTCATCGACCTGAAGAGGGGCGGATCCAGTGAAGACAGACAGATCCtagacacacccccacacattgCTGTAGGGCTCAAG gaAGCGGTGCCTTCAGGCTTCTCCTCAGGGGACGTCCTGATCCCTCTGGCTGATGAGTACGACCCCATGTTCCCCAACGACTACGAGAAGGTGGTGAAGCGACACCGTGAGGAACGGCAGAAGCAGAGGGAGCACGAGCGGCTGAAGGAGATCGAGGAGAGGGAAAA gaagaggaaggaccGTCACGAGGGCACCGTCCCCAGCGGGTTCTCCCGCTTCCCCGCGGCCGAGGGAGAATCGGACGAAGAGGAGGACtacgagaaggagaggaggaaaagag CTCTGGGTGGAGCTGCCAtcgccccgccctcctcccttGTGGATAGAGACG tctctttctcttcgTCATTCCCCTATGAAGAGGAGGGGCGACCCCCCCGGGGTTCCAAGGCAGCCATCCCACCCCCCATGTACGAAGACTCAGAGCGGCCCCGCTCCCCTCCCGGGCCTACCAACACATTCCTGGCCAACATGGG AGGGACGGTGGCCCATAAGATCATGCAGAAGTATGGCTTCAGAGAGGGGCAGGGCCTGGGCAAGCATGAGCAGGGCCTCAGCACGGCCCTGTCAGTGGAGAAGACCAGCAAGAGGGGCGGCAAGATCATCATAGGAGACGCTGCGGAGAAAC CAGGATCCAGTCAGTCTGCAGCAGCTGAGCCTTCAGCCCAGGGCTCGGGGCCTCCAG CTGACTCCTCCAAGAAGTCAGACGCCAACCCCCTCACCGAGATCCTCAAGTGTCCCACCAAAGTCGTGCTGCTGCGG aacatggtgggcagaggggaggtggatgaggacCTGGAAGGCGAGACCAAAGAGGAGTGTGAGAAATACGGCAAAGTCACCAAGTGTGTCATATTTGAG ATTGCACTTGTGACTGATGATGAAGCGGTGAGGATATTCCTGGAGTTTGAGAGGGTGGAGTCAGCCATCAAAG CCGTGGTGGATCTCAACGGGCGGTACTTTGGAGGGCGCGTGGTGAAAGCCTGCTTCTACAACCTGGATAAGTTCAGGGTTCTAGACCTGGGGGAGCAGGTGTGA
- the rbm17 gene encoding splicing factor 45 isoform X6, with amino-acid sequence MSLYDDLGVASDAKTEGWSKNFKLLQSQLKVKKAALTQAKTQRMKQTTVLAPVIDLKRGGSSEDRQILDTPPHIAVGLKEAVPSGFSSGDVLIPLADEYDPMFPNDYEKVVKRHREERQKQREHERLKEIEEREKKRKDRHEGTVPSGFSRFPAAEGESDEEEDYEKERRKRALGGAAIAPPSSLVDRDVSFSSSFPYEEEGRPPRGSKAAIPPPMYEDSERPRSPPGPTNTFLANMGGTVAHKIMQKYGFREGQGLGKHEQGLSTALSVEKTSKRGGKIIIGDAAEKPDSSKKSDANPLTEILKCPTKVVLLRNMVGRGEVDEDLEGETKEECEKYGKVTKCVIFEIALVTDDEAVRIFLEFERVESAIKAVVDLNGRYFGGRVVKACFYNLDKFRVLDLGEQV; translated from the exons ATGTCGCTCTACGACGACTTGGGCGTCGCGAGTGACGCCAAGACTGAGGGCTGGTCTAAGAACTTCAAACTGCTCCAGTCGCAGCTGAAGGTGAAGAAGGCTGCTCTGACTCAGGCGAAG ACCCAGCGGATGAAGCAGACTACCGTCCTTGCTCCCGTCATCGACCTGAAGAGGGGCGGATCCAGTGAAGACAGACAGATCCtagacacacccccacacattgCTGTAGGGCTCAAG gaAGCGGTGCCTTCAGGCTTCTCCTCAGGGGACGTCCTGATCCCTCTGGCTGATGAGTACGACCCCATGTTCCCCAACGACTACGAGAAGGTGGTGAAGCGACACCGTGAGGAACGGCAGAAGCAGAGGGAGCACGAGCGGCTGAAGGAGATCGAGGAGAGGGAAAA gaagaggaaggaccGTCACGAGGGCACCGTCCCCAGCGGGTTCTCCCGCTTCCCCGCGGCCGAGGGAGAATCGGACGAAGAGGAGGACtacgagaaggagaggaggaaaagag CTCTGGGTGGAGCTGCCAtcgccccgccctcctcccttGTGGATAGAGACG tctctttctcttcgTCATTCCCCTATGAAGAGGAGGGGCGACCCCCCCGGGGTTCCAAGGCAGCCATCCCACCCCCCATGTACGAAGACTCAGAGCGGCCCCGCTCCCCTCCCGGGCCTACCAACACATTCCTGGCCAACATGGG AGGGACGGTGGCCCATAAGATCATGCAGAAGTATGGCTTCAGAGAGGGGCAGGGCCTGGGCAAGCATGAGCAGGGCCTCAGCACGGCCCTGTCAGTGGAGAAGACCAGCAAGAGGGGCGGCAAGATCATCATAGGAGACGCTGCGGAGAAAC CTGACTCCTCCAAGAAGTCAGACGCCAACCCCCTCACCGAGATCCTCAAGTGTCCCACCAAAGTCGTGCTGCTGCGG aacatggtgggcagaggggaggtggatgaggacCTGGAAGGCGAGACCAAAGAGGAGTGTGAGAAATACGGCAAAGTCACCAAGTGTGTCATATTTGAG ATTGCACTTGTGACTGATGATGAAGCGGTGAGGATATTCCTGGAGTTTGAGAGGGTGGAGTCAGCCATCAAAG CCGTGGTGGATCTCAACGGGCGGTACTTTGGAGGGCGCGTGGTGAAAGCCTGCTTCTACAACCTGGATAAGTTCAGGGTTCTAGACCTGGGGGAGCAGGTGTGA